One region of Oryza sativa Japonica Group chromosome 10, ASM3414082v1 genomic DNA includes:
- the LOC107277550 gene encoding UPF0481 protein At3g47200 yields MAPAARHRSSTETHSSAAVGAPGSESARPIYIVLLTSRNSSSRSTVVCARIRPAVAGMASTSQPSSSENPTSATAKEVEMTGDQARACIADDVHRTSSLPAGGKMDNPPPLPNNENPELNNEIAEEGQPPQPAPAPGHVAVPIPEPRCLLYKVPKKIWKIDEDMHKPTYISIGPYRYGENGLDNRSQVWKEWCENEVVKKLTQQGRGTALQQINDVVTDQVKNYYDKRSFSLGVDDEAFKKMMITDGCFLLLTTLHDTSSQSEPEPQRPAASNTWRSFCCLFESNPAEVEQTAAVPPTVIDPNSIPNLWDNCFLWNDILLYGNQLPFLVVREIYSLLHPGEDPNQKVGKVFADSMLARYTRRKLTHPGNADSVLHLCHKLLAPTPDPSRNGGGDGVVKTGQWRRATEYRNLRVKFKKREISSDGKAQCILDVKVVCCNVVKIPSFDLNPESWRLLRNLMLLENMNKHLGGHVTSYCNFISQLACTGADVSLLREKGIIVHGEASDERAAQKLCNLCVETIYDPTHDYLKSAWDKLEKHCRHPGWLVWAKMFGYKDWKNPLVWMATLAALALLVCAILQTMYTIKTYQDQAKHRART; encoded by the exons ATGGCGCCTGCAGCGCGCCACAGATCGAGCACTGAGACACACAGTTCAGCTGCAGTAGGTGCGCCCGGGAGCGAGTCCGCCCGCCCGATATATATAGTGCTGCTCACATCACGTAATTCCTCCTCCCGTAGCACCGTGGTTTGTGCGAGGATCCGACCGGCGGTGGCAGGCATGGCCAGCACGTCGCAGCCGTCCAGTAGCGAGAACCCcacctcggcgacggcgaaggaggTTGAGATGACAGGGGATCAGGCGCGAGCCTGTATTGCAG ATGACGTGCATAGAACTTCTAGCCTACCGGCTGGTGGTAAGATGGACAaccctccgccgctgccgaacAATGAGAACCCTGAGTTGAACAATGAGATTGCAGAGGAGGGGCAACCACCGCAGCCAGCCCCTGCGCCAG GACATGTGGCAGTGCCCATCCCTGAACCGCGATGCCTCCTTTACAAGGTCCCCAAGAAAATTTGGAAGATAGACGAAGACATGCACAAGCCGACTTATATCTCTATCGGTCCTTATCGCTACGGTGAAAACGGGTTGGACAACAGATCGCAGGTATGGAAGGAATGGTGCGAAAATGAAGTGGTGAAGAAGCTCACACAGCAAGGTAGGGGTACGGCGCTACAACAGATCAACGATGTGGTAACTGATCAAGTGAAGAATTACTATGACAAAAGATCGTTCTCGTTAGGCGTGGACGACGAAGCTTTCAAAAAGATGATGATAACCGACGGATGCTTCCTACTACTGACGACCTTACATGATACCAGCAGTCAGTCGGAGCCTGAGCCACAGCGTCCTGCAGCATCTAATACTTGGCGAAGCTTTTGCTGTCTTTTCGAAAGTAATCCTGCAGAAGTTGAACAAACTGCAGCAGTTCCACCAACTGTTATTGATCCGAACAGTATTCCAAACCTGTGGGATAACTGCTTCCTGTGGAATGACATCTTGCTCTATGGGAACCAGCTCCCCTTCCTTGTTGTGCGAGAAATCTACAGTCTTCTTCACCCCGGCGAAGACCCCAATCAGAAAGTCGGCAAGGTCTTCGCCGATTCAATGCTGGCACGCTACACGAGGAGGAAGTTGACCCATCCGGGCAACGCCGACAGCGTCCTCCACCTGTGCCACAAACTGCTGGCGCCAACGCCGGACCCGAGCCGGaatggaggcggcgacggcgtcgtcaAGACGGGACAGTGGCGGCGGGCGACAGAATACAGGAATCTGCGGGTGAAATTCAAGAAGAGAGAGATCAGCAGCGATGGCAAGGCGCAGTGCATCTTGGACGTCAAGGTCGTCTGCTGCAATGTGGTAAAGATACCTTCGTTTGACCTGAACCCGGAGAGCTGGAGGCTGCTGCGAAACCTGATGCTGCTGGAGAATATGAACAAACACCTCGGCGGCCATGTCACCTCTTACTGCAACTTCATATCGCAGCTGGCGTGTACCGGCGCGGACGTCAGCCTCCTCAGGGAAAAGGGTATCATCGTGCACGGTGAGGCTAGCGACGAGAGGGCGGCCCAGAAGCTATGCAATCTCTGTGTTGAAACCATTTATGATCCCACACATGACTACCTCAAGTCAGCTTGGGACAAGCTGGAGAAGCACTGCCGGCACCCGGGGTGGCTTGTGTGGGCGAAAATGTTCGGCTACAAGGATTGGAAGAATCCGCTGGTTTGGATGGCTACCCTTGCCGCCCTCGCCCTACTTGTGTGTGCCATATTACAGACGATGTACACCATCAAGACATACCAGGATCAGGCGAAACACCGCGCGCGGACGTAG